One Thermoanaerobacter pseudethanolicus ATCC 33223 genomic window, TAGCAGAAATTATAGCTAAAATTGAAAAAAACGAATTAGAACTTACGAATCTGACATTAGGACAGTTTTTGAATAAATGGTATGAAACGCATTGCGAACTAAAGCTTGCACCTAAAACTTTAAAATCGTATAAAGAGCTTATTGAGCTGTATTTTAAGCCTTATTTAGGAGATATAGAGCTTACTAAACTAAAGCCTGTAATGATCCAAAACTACTACAATAAACTAAAAGAGTTAGGACTATCTGACACCACAATTAATTATCACCATAGAGTTTTAAAATCCGCTTTAAAAAAAGCTGTAGTGTGGCAGCTTATCTCTAAAAATCCCTGCGACTATGTTGAACCTCCAAAAAAGAATAAAAACGAAATAACAGTATGGAGCATAAATGATGTAAAAAAAGCAAAAGAAATTTTTAAAGATACACCAATTTATTTACACTTTATGCTAGCTCTATATACAGGAATGCGTATTGGTGAGATTTGCGGTTTGAAATGGGAAGATATTGATTTCAATAATAAAACGTGTACTGTAAAAAGGCAGTACCAGCAAGTAGGGGGGAAAGAAATTATAAAAGAACCTAAAAGTGAAACAAGCATAAGAGTTATTCCACTGCACAGCGATGTCATAGAAGTCTTAAAAGAAGAAAAGAAAAAGCAATTACAGAATCGAATGCTGTTAGGAGAAAAATATAATAAGAAGTACGAGGGTTATATTAGTGTATGGGAAGATGGAAGAATGAAAACACCCGAATATGTAAGCAAGAAATTTAGTAAAATACTAAAAGCATACCCTGAACTGCCTCAGATAAGATTTCACGACCTTAGACACAGCTGTGCAAGCTTTTTGGTACAGGCTGGCGTACCAATGAAAGTTGTATCTGAAATTTTGGGACATTCACAGATAGGGATTACAATGGATTTATACTCACATGTTCTACTGGACAGTAAAAAAGAGGCAATAAAAAAATTGGAGGAATACCTCCAGTAATTTTTTTATTTACTTTCTTACATTTATTGGATGTTTGCAAAATGTTTGCAAATCACAGTATTAAGATTAAAAAAATGGAGCTGGCGAAAGGACTTGAACCTTCAACCT contains:
- a CDS encoding site-specific integrase codes for the protein MRGHIRKRGSTYSIVVDIGRDENGKRKQKWISGFKTKKEAEKALAEIIAKIEKNELELTNLTLGQFLNKWYETHCELKLAPKTLKSYKELIELYFKPYLGDIELTKLKPVMIQNYYNKLKELGLSDTTINYHHRVLKSALKKAVVWQLISKNPCDYVEPPKKNKNEITVWSINDVKKAKEIFKDTPIYLHFMLALYTGMRIGEICGLKWEDIDFNNKTCTVKRQYQQVGGKEIIKEPKSETSIRVIPLHSDVIEVLKEEKKKQLQNRMLLGEKYNKKYEGYISVWEDGRMKTPEYVSKKFSKILKAYPELPQIRFHDLRHSCASFLVQAGVPMKVVSEILGHSQIGITMDLYSHVLLDSKKEAIKKLEEYLQ